In Nocardioides jishulii, the DNA window CGGAGTCGTACTCCGTCGTGCGCACCGGCGGTGAGCTCGAGGTGCGGGTGAGTCCGCCCAAGCAGGAATCCCAGTGCGTGGCGCCGATGACCTGGCTCGCCCTGGTCTCCGTCAACTGACGGGGCCGACATGGGCGTCTGGAACACGTTCGTCGAGGGTGACAACCTCGCGGTGATGACGGGGTGGGAGCCGGGCTCCTTCGACGTCGTGTGCAGCGACCCTCCCTACAACACCGGCTCGCTCTTCTCGTACGCCGACGACTTCCGCGGCCCCGACGGCGGGCGGGCCGGGCGGCACGCGGCGTGGGTCGACTTCATGCGGCCCCGGCTCGAGGCGATGCGCGACCTGCTGGCCCCCTCCGGAGCGGTCTTCCTGAGCATCGACGACAACGAGCAGGCCCGGCTGCGGCTGCTGATGGACGAGGTCTTCGGCGAGCAGAACTTCCTCGCCCAGGTCGTCGTCAACCTCAACGCCAAGGGGCGCCAGCTCGGGGCCGGCTTCGCGACCAACCACGAGTACCTGCTCGTCTATGCCCGGAACGCCCGCGAGTGCGTGCTCGACGCACGTACGACCGACACGGTCGACCCGGACGACTTCCCGCACGCCACCGACGACGGGCGCGCGTTCCGGTACCTGCCGCTGCGCAACACCAACAAGAAGTTCAACCCGGTGACCACGCCCACGATGCACTTCCCGCTCTGGGGCGACCCGGTCAGCGGACGGGTCGCCACCGCGCCCTTCGCGGGGGCCCACGAGATCGTCCCCGTCTTCGGCGACGGACGGCCGGCGGTGTGGCGGTGGTCGCGACCGCTGGTCGACGCGCGCCCCGACGACCTGGCCTGCCGGGAGATCCGTGGGAAGCGAGGGCCACGCGTCGACGTCTTCCAGCGCGACTGGCTGGAGGCGCCCGGTGGGCGCCGCAAGAAGCTGCGGACCATCTGGCTCGCCGAGGAGGTCGGCTCGACCGACACCGCGGTCGCGGAGCTGAAGAGCGTCGTCGGCCACGTCTTCGAGTCACCCAAGCCGACCGGGCTGGCGCGGCGCATCCTGCGGACCATGCCGTCGGACGCACGGGTGCTCGACCCGTTCGCCGGCAGCGGGACCACCGGACACGCGGTGGCGCTGCTCAACGTGGAGGACGGTGGCTCGCGGAGCTGCGTCTCGATCAACGTCGCCGAACCCGTACGCCCGGGCTCCAACGCCGCCCTCGCCGGACTGGCCACCGTCGCGGACATCACCCGGGCCCGGCTGCGGGCCGTG includes these proteins:
- a CDS encoding site-specific DNA-methyltransferase, producing MGVWNTFVEGDNLAVMTGWEPGSFDVVCSDPPYNTGSLFSYADDFRGPDGGRAGRHAAWVDFMRPRLEAMRDLLAPSGAVFLSIDDNEQARLRLLMDEVFGEQNFLAQVVVNLNAKGRQLGAGFATNHEYLLVYARNARECVLDARTTDTVDPDDFPHATDDGRAFRYLPLRNTNKKFNPVTTPTMHFPLWGDPVSGRVATAPFAGAHEIVPVFGDGRPAVWRWSRPLVDARPDDLACREIRGKRGPRVDVFQRDWLEAPGGRRKKLRTIWLAEEVGSTDTAVAELKSVVGHVFESPKPTGLARRILRTMPSDARVLDPFAGSGTTGHAVALLNVEDGGSRSCVSINVAEPVRPGSNAALAGLATVADITRARLRAVAEQVGGGLEER